A genomic segment from Phragmites australis chromosome 6, lpPhrAust1.1, whole genome shotgun sequence encodes:
- the LOC133922553 gene encoding gamma-glutamyl peptidase 3-like: MAAAAGGGGRRYALLLALRDSEYARKLYGGYYNVFVAALGGEGERWDSFRVVDGEFPAPEDLARYDGFVVSGSPHDAHGDDAWIRRLCALIRTVHAMKKRVLGICFGHQVLCRALGGRVGKACGGWDVGVRKVTFVQHPEGFEFHRDLEVERLPQSASIIEVHQDEVWEIPPRARVLAYSEKTSVEAFAVGEHALGIQGHPEYTTDILHNLIDRLTNENAIQRCVGEDARRTAAETGGPDRRFWTALCKGFLGGGGASSRPPHVPMRESPEVSSRAVIGCFAAAPMAPQLACSASTSIN; this comes from the exons atggcggcggcggcgggcggaggCGGGAGGCGGTACGCGCTGCTGCTGGCGCTGAGGGACTCGGAGTACGCCAGGAAGCTGTACGGCGGGTACTACAACGTCTTCGTCGCCGCGCTGGGCGGCGAGGGCGAGAGGTGGGACAGCTTCCGCGTGGTGGACGGCGAGTTCCCCGCGCCGGAGGACCTGGCGAGATACGACGGCTTCGTGGTCAGCGGCAGCCCGCACGACGCGCACGGCGACGACGCCTGGATCCGCCGCCTGTGCGCGCTGATCCGGACCGTCCATGCCATGAAGAAACGGGTCCTCGGCATCTGCTTCGGACACCAG GTTTTGTGCCGAGCATTGGGGGGAAGGGTGGGCAAGGCGTGCGGCGGATGGGACGTCGGGGTGAGGAAGGTGACCTTCGTGCAGCACCCGGAGGGCTTCGAGTTCCACCGGGATCTCGAGGTCGAGCGGCTCCCCCAGAGCGCCTCCATCATCGAGGTGCACCAAGACGAG GTGTGGGAGATCCCGCCGCGGGCGAGGGTGCTGGCCTACTCGGAGAAGACGAGCGTGGAGGCGTTCGCGGTGGGGGAGCACGCGCTGGGCATCCAGGGACACCCGGAGTACACCACCGACATCCTCCACAACCTCATCGACCGGCTCACCAACGAGAACGCCATCCAGAGGTGCGTGGGCGAGGACGCGCGGCGGACGGCGGCGGAGACCGGCGGGCCGGACCGCAGGTTCTGGACGGCGCTCTGCAAGGGCTTCCTCGGGGGCGGAGGAGCAAGCAGCCGGCCGCCGCATGTGCCGATGCGCGAGTCGCCGGAGgtgagcagccgcgccgtcatCGGCTGCTTCGCCGCCGCTCCGATGGCGCCCCAGCTGGCTTGCAGCGCTAGTACCAGCATCAATTAG